In Strigops habroptila isolate Jane chromosome 2, bStrHab1.2.pri, whole genome shotgun sequence, one genomic interval encodes:
- the ZIC5 gene encoding LOW QUALITY PROTEIN: zinc finger protein ZIC 5 (The sequence of the model RefSeq protein was modified relative to this genomic sequence to represent the inferred CDS: inserted 2 bases in 1 codon; deleted 2 bases in 1 codon) codes for MFLKAGRGKKITTASVDGLGCVVMEPPLSKRNPTLRLADLAAAQPHPHQNMTGFPGLGNHHVHPHHAAHLHPGDAGGDPGGALTPLGPEHMAQPAALKLTPEALTAAAAAFAXRPPPPPPPPPPPPPPPPPPPPYAPPAAALPGYPAGGAAGRDFLLRRELPAAAAAAVHGALGEQHPPAGSPHLPHGVFISAAGTYGAADGAHAAFPPPPGEQGAPAGRHPPLNGQMRLGLAAAAGELYGRAEAHYGAAAASSSALQGYGSVNLNLAAAAAAGHGHPHHPHPHHHHHHHHHHHHAHVGAAAAAAAAGAFLRYMRQPIKQELICKWIDREPPPPPPPPPPPGGRKPCSKTFSTMQELVSHVTVEHVGGPEQSSHVCYWEECPREGKPFKAKYKLINHIRVHTGEKPFPCPFPGCGKVFARSENLKIHKRTHTGEKPFKCEFDGCERKFANSSDRKKHSHVHTSDKPYYCKIRGCDKSYTHPSSLRKHMKIHCKSPPPSPPPGSQGYAAAAAGPPDGPLPPEATMAAEPPRGRAAALSPPVTDLSEWYVCQAGGAPRRPRTPSSRDTSPASEGDEPLRTSGGRTAP; via the exons ATGTTTTTGAAGGCGggtagagggaaaaaaataacaacagccAGCGTAGATGGGCTTGGCTGTGTCGTTATGGAGCCCCCTTTGAGCAAGAGGAACCCGACCCTGAGATTAGCGGATTTGGCAGCGGCTCAGCCCCATCCTCACCAGAACATGACAGGCTTCCCGGGGCTGGGGAACCACCACGTCCACCCCCATCACGCGGCCCACCTCCACCCCGGGGACGCGGGCGGCGACCCCGGCGGTGCCCTCACGCCGCTCGGACCCGAGCACATGGCGCAGCCCGCCGCCCTCAAGCTCACGCCCGAAGCGCtcaccgccgccgccgccgccttcgc gcgcccgccgccaccaccgccgccgccgccgccaccgccgccgccgccaccaccgccgccgccg tacgcaccgcccgccgccgccctcccGGGCTACCcggcggggggggcggcgggccGGGACTTCCTCCTGCGGCGGGAGCtgcccgctgccgccgccgccgcggtgCACGGGGCGCTGGGCGAGCAGCACCCTCCCGCCGgttccccccacctcccccacGGCGTCTTCATCTCGGCCGCCGGCACCTACGGCGCGGCCGACGGGGCGCACGCCGCtttcccgccgccgcccggcgAGCAGGGCGCGCCCGCCGGCCGCCACCCTCCGCTCAACGGGCAGATGcggctggggctggcagccgCCGCCGGGGAGCTCTACGGGCGCGCCGAGGCGCACTacggggccgccgccgcctcctcctcgGCGCTGCAAGGCTACGGCTCCGTCAACCTCAACctggcggcagcggcggcggccgggcaCGGGCACCCTCACCACCCCCAtccacaccaccaccatcatcatcatcaccaccaccaccatgccCACGtcggagcggcggcggcggcggcagcggccggGGCCTTCCTGCGGTACATGCGGCAGCCCATCAAGCAAGAGCTGATCTGCAAGTGGATCGACCGGGAGCCGCCTCCTCCgcctcctcctccgccgccACCGGGCGGTAGGAAGCCTTGCTCCAAAACTTTCAGCACGATGCAGGAGCTGGTGAGCCATGTCACCGTGGAGCACGTCGGCGGGCCCGAGCAGAGCAGCCACGTGTGCTACTGGGAGGAGTGTCCCCGGGAAGGCAAACCCTTCAAAGCGAAATACAAACTCATCAACCACATCCGAGTGCACACGGGAGAGAaacccttcccctgccccttcCCCGGCTGCGGGAAGGTCTTCGCCCGGTCCGAAAACCTCAAGATCCACAAGAGGACTCATACAG GGGAGAAGCCCTTCAAGTGCGAGTTCGACGGTTGCGAGAGGAAGTTCGCCAACAGCAGCGACCGCAAGAAGCACTCCCACGTCCACACCTCCGACAAGCCCTACTACTGCAAGATCCGCGGCTGCGACAAGTCCTACAcccaccccagctccctgcGGAAGCACATGAAGATCCACTGCAAGTCCCCGCCGCCCTCTCCGCCGCCGGGCTCCCAGGGCTacgcggcggcagcggcgggccCCCCCGACGGGCCGCTGCCCCCCGAGGCCACCATGGCCGCCGAGCCGCCccgcggccgcgccgccgccctcTCCCCGCCGGTCACCGACCTCAGCGAGTGGTACGTCTGTCAGGCCGGGGGAGCTCCCCGACGGCCCCGCACCCCCTCCAGCCGCGACACCTCCCCGGCTTCCGAGGGGGATGAGCCCCTTAGGACCTCGGGGGGCAGAACCGCTCCCTAG